In Azospirillum baldaniorum, one DNA window encodes the following:
- a CDS encoding DUF3300 domain-containing protein codes for MVPVPLSAVRSSDAYGGASLNAWTWLCRLTIGGQLIMVAVSLMLTLLFAFSTKAQSPPNEPAKLSSVQLQTLVSRVALYPDDLLAIVLPASTQPLQVVEAQRLLEQRRSNPKVGPPKSWDPSVVALLNYPDVLKVMNDDLDWTQQLGEAVVRQQSEVMDAIQGFRQKAYAAGNLVSNDKQTVTKQKESIVVHSADPTVIYVPTYNPATVVYVTPPTAPPPYYWSPPYPYYYDPAAAFFTGAVFGTALGFALSWDNHDIYHGDVNINRNVNINTQNVRARIDGISQNRENRWHSANTELGRQAHVNRMGGAGRAAAPLNAEQVRRGLANATPERRAFSQRPQGAAGLDRAPASLANRGIAGAGEHFNPGGHNAFSNIEHGSLAEHQSLRGLQSLGGAGGFQGAGGFGGFHGGGFHGGGFHGGFHRR; via the coding sequence ATGGTTCCCGTACCTTTATCCGCCGTGCGCTCATCCGATGCGTACGGAGGGGCATCATTGAATGCCTGGACCTGGCTGTGCCGGCTGACAATCGGCGGCCAACTGATTATGGTCGCCGTATCGCTGATGCTTACGCTTCTCTTCGCTTTTTCCACCAAGGCACAATCGCCGCCGAATGAGCCAGCCAAACTGAGCAGCGTACAGCTTCAGACGCTGGTGAGCCGGGTGGCCCTATACCCGGATGACCTTCTGGCGATCGTGCTTCCCGCCTCCACCCAACCCCTTCAAGTCGTCGAAGCACAACGGCTCCTTGAGCAGCGCCGCAGCAATCCGAAGGTCGGCCCTCCCAAGAGTTGGGACCCGAGCGTCGTCGCGCTTCTCAATTACCCGGATGTTCTCAAGGTGATGAACGACGACCTCGATTGGACCCAGCAACTGGGCGAAGCCGTGGTGCGGCAGCAGAGCGAGGTCATGGATGCGATCCAAGGCTTTCGTCAGAAGGCCTACGCCGCTGGCAATTTGGTGTCCAACGACAAGCAGACGGTGACCAAGCAGAAGGAAAGCATCGTGGTGCACTCGGCTGACCCCACGGTGATTTACGTGCCGACCTACAACCCCGCGACGGTCGTCTATGTAACGCCGCCCACCGCGCCACCTCCTTACTACTGGTCGCCACCTTATCCGTATTATTACGACCCTGCGGCGGCTTTCTTCACCGGGGCGGTGTTCGGTACGGCCTTGGGCTTCGCCCTGTCATGGGACAATCACGACATCTACCATGGCGATGTGAACATCAACCGCAACGTCAACATCAACACGCAGAATGTCCGCGCACGGATCGACGGCATTTCGCAAAATCGCGAAAATCGTTGGCATTCCGCCAACACCGAGCTGGGACGGCAGGCCCATGTGAACCGGATGGGCGGTGCAGGACGCGCGGCCGCGCCATTGAACGCCGAGCAGGTTCGCCGCGGACTGGCCAACGCAACGCCTGAACGGCGGGCATTCTCTCAGCGCCCACAGGGGGCGGCGGGTCTGGACCGGGCGCCCGCCTCGCTGGCCAACCGCGGCATTGCCGGGGCTGGGGAGCATTTCAATCCCGGCGGACACAACGCCTTCTCCAACATCGAACATGGATCGCTTGCGGAGCATCAGAGTCTGCGCGGCCTTCAGAGCCTTGGGGGAGCGGGTGGGTTCCAGGGGGCGGGAGGATTTGGGGGATTCCATGGCGGCGGTTTCCATGGCGGCGGCTTTCACGGCGGCTTCCACAGACGCTGA
- the acnD gene encoding Fe/S-dependent 2-methylisocitrate dehydratase AcnD, with amino-acid sequence MNTAHRKPLPGTPLDHFDARAAVNALRPGAWDGLPYVSRVLAEQLVRRCDPALLDDALRQLVERRRDRDFPWYPARVVCHDILGQTALVDLAGLRDAIAEQGGDPAKVNPVVPTQLIVDHSLAVEYGGDDPQAFEKNRAVEDRRNEDRFHFIDWTKRAFENVDVIPAGNGIMHQINLETMSPVIQFRDGVAFPDTCVGTDSHTPHVDALGVIGIGVGGLEAETVMLGRASMMRLPDIVGVRLTGARQPGITATDIVLALTAFLREQRVVGAWIEFFGEGAAGLSIGDRATISNMCPEYGATAALFHIDQQTIDYLRLTGRAPEQVALVETYAKTLGLWADALRTAEYERVLAFDLASVERSMAGPSNPHRRLPTAALKELGIAVGLDTAQAEERAGLLPDGAVVIAAITSCTNTSNPRNVVAAGLLAKKANALGLVRKPWVKTSFAPGSKVARLYLEEAGLLAELETLGFGIVAYACTTCNGMSGALDPAIQREIVDRDLYATAVLSGNRNFDGRIHPHAKQAFLASPPLVVAYAIAGTVRLDIERDALGVDRDGKPITLKDLWPSDAEIDAIVASCVRPEQFRAVYDPMFAANRDGVEKTSPLYDWRPASTYIRRPPYWDTEGVGALAATPRTLTGMRPLAVLPDNITTDHLSPSNAILANSAAGEYLARMGLPEEDFNSYATHRGDHLTALRATFANPQLVNEMAVVEGAVRKGSLTRLEPDGTVMRMWEAIETYLERRQPLIVVAGADYGQGSSRDWAAKGVRLAGVEAIVAEGFERIHRTNLIGMGVLPLEFKPGTTRLTLGLDGSETYDVTGERRPRTDLTLVVHRRDGETLRVPVTCRLDTAEEVSIHEAGGVLQRFAQDFLASESAQKGAP; translated from the coding sequence ATGAACACCGCCCACCGCAAGCCGCTGCCGGGAACGCCGCTCGACCACTTCGACGCCCGTGCCGCCGTGAACGCCCTCCGTCCGGGGGCCTGGGACGGGTTGCCCTACGTGTCGCGCGTCTTGGCCGAGCAGCTGGTGCGCCGCTGCGACCCGGCGCTGCTCGACGACGCCCTGCGGCAGCTCGTCGAACGCCGGCGTGACCGCGATTTCCCCTGGTACCCGGCCCGCGTCGTCTGCCACGACATCCTCGGCCAGACCGCCCTGGTCGATCTGGCCGGCCTGCGCGACGCCATTGCCGAGCAGGGCGGCGATCCGGCCAAGGTCAACCCGGTGGTGCCGACGCAGCTCATCGTCGATCATTCGCTGGCCGTCGAGTATGGCGGCGATGACCCGCAGGCGTTCGAGAAGAACCGCGCCGTCGAGGACCGCCGCAACGAGGACCGTTTCCATTTCATCGACTGGACCAAACGCGCCTTCGAGAACGTCGATGTGATCCCGGCCGGCAACGGCATCATGCACCAGATCAACCTGGAGACGATGTCGCCGGTGATCCAGTTCCGTGACGGGGTGGCTTTCCCCGACACCTGCGTCGGCACCGACAGCCACACCCCGCACGTCGACGCCCTGGGCGTCATCGGCATCGGCGTCGGCGGGCTCGAGGCCGAAACGGTGATGCTCGGCCGCGCCTCGATGATGCGGCTGCCGGACATTGTCGGCGTCCGCCTGACCGGCGCGCGCCAGCCCGGCATCACCGCGACCGACATCGTGCTGGCCCTCACCGCGTTCCTGCGTGAACAGCGCGTGGTCGGCGCCTGGATCGAGTTCTTCGGCGAGGGGGCTGCTGGCCTGTCCATCGGGGACCGGGCGACGATCTCCAACATGTGCCCGGAATATGGGGCCACCGCGGCGCTGTTCCACATCGACCAGCAGACCATCGACTATCTGAGGCTGACCGGCCGCGCGCCGGAGCAGGTGGCGCTGGTAGAGACCTACGCCAAGACCCTTGGCCTGTGGGCCGACGCGCTGCGGACCGCTGAGTACGAGCGCGTGCTGGCATTCGATCTGGCCAGCGTCGAACGGAGCATGGCCGGCCCGTCCAACCCGCACCGGCGTCTGCCGACCGCGGCGCTGAAGGAGCTCGGCATTGCCGTCGGTCTCGACACGGCGCAGGCGGAGGAGCGCGCCGGCCTGCTGCCGGACGGTGCGGTGGTCATCGCGGCCATCACCAGCTGCACCAACACCTCAAACCCGCGCAACGTGGTGGCCGCCGGCCTCCTGGCGAAGAAGGCCAACGCGCTGGGGCTGGTCCGCAAGCCCTGGGTCAAGACCTCCTTCGCGCCGGGGTCCAAGGTCGCCCGGCTGTACCTGGAGGAGGCCGGCCTGCTGGCCGAGCTGGAGACGCTCGGCTTCGGCATCGTTGCCTACGCCTGCACCACCTGCAACGGCATGTCCGGCGCGCTCGACCCGGCGATCCAGCGGGAGATCGTCGACCGCGACCTGTACGCGACCGCCGTCCTGTCCGGAAACCGCAACTTCGACGGCCGCATCCACCCCCACGCCAAGCAGGCGTTCCTCGCCTCGCCGCCGCTGGTCGTCGCCTACGCCATCGCCGGCACCGTGCGTTTGGACATCGAGCGGGATGCCCTGGGCGTGGACCGGGACGGCAAGCCGATCACGTTGAAGGACCTGTGGCCGTCCGACGCGGAGATCGATGCCATCGTCGCCTCCTGTGTCCGGCCCGAGCAGTTCCGCGCGGTGTACGATCCGATGTTCGCGGCGAACCGCGACGGTGTTGAAAAGACCAGCCCGCTCTACGACTGGCGCCCGGCGTCCACCTACATCCGCCGGCCGCCCTATTGGGACACTGAAGGGGTGGGCGCTTTGGCCGCCACCCCGCGCACCCTCACCGGCATGCGCCCGCTGGCGGTGCTGCCGGACAACATCACCACCGACCACCTGTCGCCGTCGAACGCCATCCTCGCCAATTCGGCGGCGGGTGAATATCTGGCGCGGATGGGGCTGCCGGAAGAGGATTTCAACTCCTACGCCACCCACCGCGGCGACCATCTGACCGCCCTGCGCGCCACCTTCGCCAACCCGCAGCTGGTCAATGAAATGGCCGTGGTGGAGGGGGCGGTGAGGAAGGGCTCGCTGACCCGTTTGGAACCCGACGGCACGGTCATGCGCATGTGGGAGGCCATCGAGACCTACCTGGAGCGCCGGCAGCCGCTGATCGTCGTCGCCGGAGCCGACTACGGCCAGGGGTCGAGCCGCGACTGGGCCGCCAAGGGTGTGCGTCTGGCCGGCGTCGAGGCCATCGTCGCCGAGGGCTTCGAGCGCATCCACCGCACCAACCTGATCGGCATGGGGGTGCTGCCGCTGGAGTTCAAGCCGGGCACGACGCGGCTGACGCTGGGCCTGGACGGCAGCGAGACCTACGATGTGACCGGCGAACGCCGGCCGCGCACCGACCTGACCCTGGTCGTCCATCGCCGCGACGGTGAAACCTTGCGGGTTCCGGTGACATGCCGCCTCGACACCGCCGAGGAGGTGTCGATCCATGAGGCCGGAGGCGTGCTGCAACGGTTCGCGCAGGATTTCCTGGCCTCGGAAAGCGCGCAGAAAGGAGCCCCCTGA
- the prpF gene encoding 2-methylaconitate cis-trans isomerase PrpF, which yields MAFAPQIRIPATYMRGGTSKGVFFRLDDLPERCRVPGEARDRLFLRVIGSPDPYAKHIDGMGGASSSTSKCVILSKSARPGHDVDYLYGQVAIDAAFVDWSGNCGNLSTAAGAFAIHAGLVDPARVPENGVCTVRIWQANIGKTIIAHVPVTAGQVQETGSFALDGVTFPAAEIVLEFIDPADEGESEGGGSMLPTGNPIDDLDVPDSLVPGGRLKATLINAGIPTIFIDAADLGYRGTESQAAINGDATALARFEALRTIGALRMGLIREPGEAARRQHTPKIAFVAPPDAYTASSGKRVEAGDIDLLVRALSMGKLHHAMMGTASVAIAAAAAVPGTLVNRAAGGGTRNAVRFGHPSGTLRVGAEAALVDGRWTVTKAIMSRSARVLMEGWVCVPADSF from the coding sequence ATGGCCTTCGCACCGCAAATCCGCATTCCCGCCACCTATATGCGCGGCGGCACCAGCAAGGGGGTGTTCTTCCGCCTCGACGATCTGCCGGAGCGCTGCCGCGTGCCGGGCGAGGCGCGCGACCGGCTGTTCCTGCGGGTGATCGGCAGCCCCGACCCCTACGCCAAGCACATCGACGGCATGGGCGGCGCCAGCTCCAGCACCAGCAAGTGCGTCATCCTGTCGAAGAGCGCGCGCCCTGGCCACGACGTCGATTACCTGTACGGGCAGGTCGCCATCGACGCCGCCTTCGTTGACTGGTCGGGCAATTGCGGCAACCTGTCCACCGCGGCGGGCGCCTTCGCCATCCACGCCGGGCTGGTCGATCCGGCGCGCGTTCCGGAGAACGGCGTCTGCACGGTGCGCATCTGGCAGGCCAACATCGGCAAGACCATCATCGCCCATGTGCCGGTCACTGCCGGGCAGGTCCAGGAAACCGGCAGTTTCGCGCTGGATGGCGTGACCTTCCCGGCGGCCGAGATCGTGCTGGAGTTCATCGACCCCGCCGACGAGGGAGAGAGCGAGGGCGGCGGGTCGATGCTCCCGACCGGCAATCCGATCGACGACCTCGACGTCCCGGACTCCCTCGTCCCCGGTGGCCGGCTGAAGGCGACGCTGATCAATGCCGGCATCCCGACGATCTTCATCGATGCCGCCGACCTCGGCTATCGCGGCACCGAATCGCAGGCCGCGATCAACGGCGATGCCACGGCTCTCGCCCGCTTCGAGGCGCTGCGCACCATTGGCGCGCTCCGCATGGGACTGATCCGGGAACCGGGTGAGGCCGCAAGGCGCCAGCACACGCCGAAGATCGCCTTCGTCGCCCCGCCCGACGCCTACACCGCGTCCAGCGGAAAGCGGGTGGAGGCCGGCGACATCGACCTGCTGGTGCGGGCCTTGTCCATGGGCAAGCTGCACCACGCGATGATGGGAACGGCGTCGGTCGCCATCGCCGCCGCCGCCGCGGTGCCCGGCACGCTGGTCAACCGGGCGGCCGGTGGCGGCACGCGCAACGCGGTCCGCTTCGGCCACCCGTCCGGCACGCTGCGCGTCGGTGCCGAGGCGGCGCTGGTGGACGGCCGATGGACCGTCACCAAGGCGATCATGAGCCGCAGCGCCCGTGTGCTGATGGAAGGCTGGGTGTGTGTGCCCGCCGATTCGTTTTGA
- a CDS encoding TonB-dependent receptor domain-containing protein, protein MPERTANAWASWAFLPGWEARAGVQYIGKTYADVANTVTRPAYTVVNAGLDYRPTDNTKLSLRAFNLFDEVYAVASGTTSWKLGRPRSAELAFSMTF, encoded by the coding sequence GTGCCGGAACGCACCGCCAATGCCTGGGCAAGCTGGGCCTTCCTGCCGGGCTGGGAGGCGCGGGCCGGCGTGCAGTATATCGGCAAGACCTACGCCGACGTCGCCAACACCGTCACGCGGCCCGCCTATACAGTGGTCAACGCCGGCCTGGATTACCGGCCCACCGACAACACCAAGCTCAGCCTGCGCGCCTTCAACCTGTTCGACGAGGTCTACGCGGTGGCCAGTGGAACGACGAGCTGGAAGTTGGGCCGGCCGCGCTCGGCCGAACTGGCCTTCTCCATGACCTTCTGA
- a CDS encoding formylglycine-generating enzyme family protein, producing the protein MSTDAPACCPKPAAPLDQGQDHLQDQGMVWIPGGTFRMGSDRHYREESPTHRVAVDGFWMDAVAVTNEQFRRFVAATGYVTVAERPLDPVDYPGALPGMLQPGALVFHKASRPVDLRNLANWWSYVPGANWRNPEGPGSGIDDRPDHPVVHVAYEDAEAYARWAGKTLPTEAEWEFAARGGLDGTIYCWGDEFMPDGRHMANTWQGQFPWQNQESDGFERTAPVGSYPANGYGLFDMAGNVWEWTCDWYSARHPADAGKPCCIPSNPRGAPRESSLDPAQPNIRIPRKVVKGGSFLCAPSYCERYRPAARQPQMIDSAMSHIGFRCIIRKGREM; encoded by the coding sequence ATGAGCACCGATGCGCCAGCGTGCTGCCCGAAGCCAGCCGCTCCCCTGGACCAGGGCCAGGATCACCTTCAGGACCAGGGAATGGTCTGGATTCCCGGAGGCACCTTTCGGATGGGGTCCGATCGGCATTACCGGGAGGAAAGCCCCACCCACCGCGTCGCCGTCGATGGCTTCTGGATGGACGCCGTCGCCGTGACCAACGAACAGTTCCGGCGCTTCGTCGCGGCCACGGGTTATGTCACAGTCGCCGAGCGGCCGCTCGACCCGGTGGATTATCCGGGCGCCTTGCCCGGTATGTTGCAACCCGGAGCCCTGGTGTTCCACAAGGCAAGCCGCCCCGTTGACCTTCGGAACCTCGCCAACTGGTGGTCGTATGTGCCAGGGGCGAACTGGCGCAACCCGGAAGGGCCGGGCAGCGGAATCGACGACCGCCCGGACCATCCGGTCGTCCACGTCGCGTACGAGGATGCCGAGGCCTATGCCCGCTGGGCCGGGAAGACGCTGCCCACGGAGGCCGAATGGGAGTTCGCCGCGCGTGGCGGCCTGGACGGCACGATTTATTGCTGGGGCGACGAGTTCATGCCGGACGGCCGCCACATGGCCAACACGTGGCAAGGGCAGTTTCCTTGGCAAAATCAGGAGTCCGACGGGTTCGAGCGCACCGCTCCGGTCGGTTCCTACCCCGCCAACGGCTACGGCCTGTTCGACATGGCGGGCAATGTGTGGGAGTGGACCTGCGACTGGTACAGCGCCCGGCATCCGGCCGACGCGGGCAAGCCCTGCTGCATTCCGAGCAACCCACGCGGCGCCCCGCGGGAGAGCAGCCTCGACCCGGCCCAGCCCAACATCCGCATTCCGCGCAAGGTGGTGAAAGGGGGCTCGTTCCTGTGCGCCCCTAGCTATTGCGAGCGGTACCGGCCCGCGGCCCGTCAGCCGCAGATGATCGACAGCGCCATGTCCCACATCGGGTTCCGGTGCATCATCCGAAAAGGGAGGGAAATGTGA
- a CDS encoding isocitrate lyase/PEP mutase family protein: MSTRKSLKTLVEARRGAIVPGAFNALSAKVVEDLGFEAIYITGAGVTNMWFGMPDQGFMGLAEIADHTARIRDAVSVPLIVDADTGFGNALNVYHTVRTLERAGADCIQLEDQVAPKRCGHFSGKDVISTEEAVSKIKAAADARRDADLLIMARTDAAAVHGFEAAVERAQRFAEAGADILFVEAVTTADDIRALPRRLEKPQLMNMVIGGRTPIVNATELAELGYGIVLYANAALQGAVAGMQKALTVLRDDKEVKESSGLVTPFAERQRLVGKPEWDALEKIYS; the protein is encoded by the coding sequence ATGTCCACCCGCAAGTCGCTCAAGACCCTCGTCGAAGCCCGCCGCGGCGCCATCGTTCCCGGCGCCTTCAACGCCCTGTCCGCCAAGGTGGTGGAGGATCTGGGATTCGAGGCCATCTACATCACCGGCGCCGGCGTGACCAACATGTGGTTCGGCATGCCCGACCAGGGCTTCATGGGGCTGGCCGAGATCGCCGACCACACGGCGCGCATCCGCGACGCGGTGAGCGTTCCTCTGATCGTCGACGCCGACACCGGCTTCGGCAACGCGCTCAACGTCTACCACACCGTCCGCACGCTGGAGCGCGCGGGCGCCGACTGCATCCAGCTCGAAGATCAGGTGGCGCCCAAGCGCTGCGGCCATTTCTCCGGCAAGGACGTGATCTCCACCGAGGAGGCGGTGAGCAAGATCAAGGCCGCGGCCGATGCCCGCCGCGACGCGGATCTCCTGATCATGGCGCGCACCGACGCCGCCGCCGTGCACGGTTTCGAGGCCGCCGTCGAGCGCGCCCAGCGCTTCGCCGAGGCCGGCGCCGACATCCTCTTTGTCGAGGCCGTGACGACGGCCGACGACATCCGCGCTCTGCCGCGTCGTTTGGAAAAGCCGCAATTGATGAACATGGTGATCGGCGGCCGGACGCCGATCGTCAATGCGACCGAACTGGCGGAACTTGGCTATGGCATCGTCCTCTATGCCAACGCCGCCTTGCAGGGTGCCGTGGCAGGCATGCAGAAGGCGCTGACCGTGCTGCGCGACGACAAGGAGGTTAAGGAGTCGAGTGGCCTCGTCACGCCGTTCGCCGAGCGCCAGCGTCTGGTTGGCAAGCCCGAGTGGGATGCTCTCGAAAAGATCTACAGCTGA
- a CDS encoding arylsulfatase — MLLTGTTLAAASALDPAALIGSAKAQPQPQPGQPQAQPSGAHPNILVIFGDDVGQSNISAYTFGLMGYRTPNIDRIAREGMMFTDYYAEQSCTAGRSSFITGQSTLRTGLSKVGVPGATVGLQKEDATLAELLKPLGYATGQFGKNHLGDRDEFLPTNHGFDEFFGNLYHLNAEEEPEQRTYPRDPEFRKRFGPRGVLKASADGKIEDTGPLTKKRMETIDDETSAAAMDFIDRQVKASKPFFCWFNSTRMHFRTHVREEHRSPPGLTARTEYADGMVEHDGHIGLLLKKLDDLGITDNTIVLYTTDNGPHMNAWPDSAMTPFRSEKDTNWEGAFRVPCMIRWPGKIRAGTVSNEIVSGLDWVPTLMAAAGDTDVKDKLLKGHGAGGKTFKVHLDGYNQLPHLLGQQDRGARREFFYFDDDGDLVAMRFENWKIVFSEQRAPGTMRIWAEPFTTLRLPKLFDLRADPYERADVTSNTYYDWFVSQPYIIFAAQTEVGKFLETFREFPPRQRAASFTVDQIIEKMQKNLEVKQ; from the coding sequence ATGCTGCTGACGGGGACGACCCTCGCCGCGGCATCCGCCCTCGACCCCGCGGCCCTGATCGGTTCCGCCAAAGCCCAGCCCCAACCACAGCCGGGGCAGCCGCAAGCCCAGCCGTCCGGCGCCCATCCCAACATCCTGGTGATCTTCGGCGACGATGTCGGGCAATCGAACATCAGCGCCTACACCTTCGGCCTGATGGGCTACCGGACTCCGAACATCGACCGCATCGCCCGCGAAGGCATGATGTTCACCGACTACTATGCGGAGCAGAGCTGCACCGCGGGGCGGTCGTCCTTCATCACCGGGCAATCGACGCTGCGCACCGGCCTGTCCAAGGTCGGCGTGCCAGGAGCCACGGTGGGCCTGCAGAAGGAGGACGCCACCCTCGCCGAACTGCTCAAGCCCCTCGGCTACGCGACCGGCCAATTCGGGAAGAACCATCTGGGGGACCGCGACGAATTTCTGCCGACCAACCACGGCTTCGATGAGTTCTTCGGCAATCTCTACCACCTGAACGCGGAAGAGGAACCGGAACAGCGCACCTACCCGCGGGACCCCGAATTCCGCAAGCGGTTTGGTCCGCGCGGCGTGCTCAAGGCATCCGCCGACGGCAAGATCGAGGACACCGGCCCGCTCACAAAGAAGCGGATGGAGACGATCGACGACGAGACCTCGGCCGCCGCGATGGATTTCATCGACCGGCAGGTCAAGGCGAGCAAGCCCTTCTTCTGCTGGTTCAACAGCACCCGCATGCATTTCCGAACGCATGTGCGTGAGGAGCACCGCAGCCCACCCGGCTTGACCGCCCGGACCGAATACGCGGACGGCATGGTCGAGCACGACGGTCACATCGGGTTGCTGCTCAAGAAACTCGACGACCTCGGAATCACCGACAACACCATCGTGCTCTACACGACGGACAACGGGCCGCACATGAACGCTTGGCCCGACAGTGCCATGACCCCCTTTCGCAGCGAGAAGGACACGAATTGGGAGGGGGCCTTCCGTGTGCCCTGCATGATCCGTTGGCCTGGGAAAATCCGAGCGGGGACCGTATCGAACGAGATCGTCAGTGGCCTGGACTGGGTTCCAACCCTCATGGCCGCCGCCGGGGATACGGACGTCAAGGACAAGCTGCTGAAAGGACACGGTGCCGGCGGCAAAACCTTCAAAGTCCATCTCGATGGCTACAACCAGCTCCCACACCTGCTTGGCCAGCAGGACCGTGGCGCCAGAAGGGAGTTCTTCTATTTCGACGATGACGGCGATCTGGTTGCCATGAGGTTCGAGAACTGGAAGATCGTGTTCTCCGAGCAGCGGGCGCCGGGAACCATGCGCATCTGGGCCGAGCCGTTCACGACGTTGCGTCTGCCCAAGCTGTTCGACCTGCGCGCCGACCCGTATGAGCGGGCGGATGTCACCTCCAACACCTACTACGACTGGTTCGTATCCCAACCATACATCATCTTCGCCGCGCAGACGGAGGTGGGTAAGTTCCTGGAGACATTCCGGGAATTCCCACCGCGGCAGCGTGCAGCGAGCTTTACGGTCGACCAGATCATCGAGAAGATGCAAAAGAATTTGGAGGTTAAGCAGTAA
- a CDS encoding DUF2950 domain-containing protein: MTGAHRLRRTILAGILAPIVAMFTIAAAFAQSQTTPPAMGAPAPSADQRSFATAREAADAFVAALAADDTRSLLAMFGPGNADLVEGPDPASARVDRQRAARGAKEGMRLQEEGDVAGILLGHQNWPFPIPLVRIGQRWFFDTPAGEEEIFVRRIGADELDAIAALHAFVQAQRDYMERSKAGGRPAAYARYIQSTPGSTDGLWWPAQAGHSKAAGNGTEATHASPLSAFVERQHAFLEGRRPGDPYRGYWFRILTAQGPGAPGGAMSYLVDDRLEKGFAILAWPSDYGENGIMSFQVGPDGHVLQKDLGNDTVAVAQSIWAYDPSDGWMPVTPR, translated from the coding sequence ATGACTGGAGCGCACCGCCTGAGACGAACAATTCTGGCCGGCATCCTGGCGCCAATCGTGGCTATGTTCACCATAGCGGCGGCCTTCGCCCAGTCGCAGACCACGCCGCCCGCCATGGGAGCACCTGCACCGTCCGCCGATCAGCGCAGCTTCGCAACGGCTCGGGAAGCCGCGGACGCCTTTGTGGCCGCCCTTGCCGCGGACGACACGCGAAGCCTGTTGGCGATGTTCGGCCCAGGCAATGCCGACCTTGTGGAAGGCCCCGACCCGGCAAGTGCCCGCGTGGATCGGCAACGCGCGGCGCGCGGCGCGAAGGAGGGGATGCGCCTGCAGGAAGAAGGCGATGTCGCCGGCATTCTTCTTGGGCATCAGAACTGGCCCTTCCCGATACCGCTCGTGCGCATCGGCCAGCGGTGGTTCTTCGACACGCCCGCCGGCGAAGAAGAGATATTCGTGCGCCGGATCGGCGCCGACGAACTGGACGCCATCGCGGCTTTGCACGCCTTCGTCCAGGCTCAGCGGGATTACATGGAACGGTCGAAAGCGGGAGGCCGCCCAGCCGCCTATGCACGCTACATCCAGAGCACGCCGGGCAGCACCGATGGGCTGTGGTGGCCCGCGCAAGCCGGCCATAGCAAAGCCGCTGGAAACGGAACCGAGGCCACGCACGCGAGCCCGTTGTCGGCCTTTGTCGAAAGGCAGCATGCCTTTCTGGAGGGCCGGCGGCCCGGCGATCCGTACCGTGGGTACTGGTTCCGCATTCTGACGGCGCAGGGGCCGGGCGCTCCGGGCGGGGCGATGAGCTATCTGGTCGACGACCGTCTTGAGAAGGGGTTCGCCATCCTGGCTTGGCCATCCGACTACGGAGAAAACGGCATCATGAGTTTCCAGGTCGGCCCGGACGGCCATGTTCTGCAAAAGGATCTGGGGAATGACACGGTGGCGGTTGCGCAGTCCATCTGGGCCTACGATCCATCCGATGGATGGATGCCGGTCACTCCTCGATGA